A genomic stretch from Rubripirellula reticaptiva includes:
- a CDS encoding dockerin type I domain-containing protein, producing the protein MRQHPSRRSNRRTRFEPLEERRLLAADPFGTNQLQPLDVSRDGQVSALDALQVINALGRSSQPGIADPTANPGTFVDVNNDGSGTPLDALMVINALGRKGAIIAATLPVDSAPIGDADLGFDLLTNDYAINLNVSIGGVENTLVTISIDGGQAEDITDAFSDNRAHLSKENIDAIFGGPLSDGDHPVVIQFGDNPANRLEFVLTVDREVPELVDVYPKRSVLVGDRSVEVEMGTSVDELFLDSEAVVLIDTSDSSKQFRPSSITPHSESSTLRFNFDQDVPAGDYELVVDQARISTPAGNAVGSDTVRAPLRFLRATAIWDNPEGGSWDDPENWKLGRVPGEFDAVLIDVPEGVVVEGPAAAVTTIEHLALHGILESRSNIQARTISVERGVLRINSGGSVSDVLYTSRTGLGAVSAVQMNVENVVFDLPVGLDAGNSLRVTGGLEINHELRIAGVPTNSVPAEVTFVDGQDVTGRGKIVFAGSGTDLNKITAAGSGVVKFADTLTIVGSDATISGSTTNRIDLEARVFDDGRDGDRKILLKNLGSSDSVLALNLDTPEGLVQIDAPSDHVILNRRTSPLEFNSSVPLQRVILRSPSLVTSHLSFQDQVTLESDMTIRSVAGALSRINLLGSVNVDGFGDIVFDGQPTDEFSQRIETGSVTGQPLPQTASIGPGITIRGNAGLLRTRSGVAFDFSGTIIGGPDSNFVLNDVGSVEGFKIDSPWGTVKLDDIQPSKIFGVGDSFVRISDSQVWTTMQLFVPVRIEAGAHLELKGGATINRLITLEGNDLEQAVLELTDGEPFTGNGGVFFAGLASRPYGNYFKADLRGETLDSNLSVGGYNGIFGGSARYNGRISAYDGGTIAVGMIDGGGEAITIGSSGGKVLLYEISNAILNSAGSGDVMVQQFADLGFTSPNTGIDEVSIPKFTNVSLNVPLTVLGSTLFVLESLTVNSTIVLEGREDEVSRLDQRFNSKIIVQDSTDNAATINGTGSILFGDAITTADEHSLVSSNFHNLTIGPEIMLGGKSGRISTGSAQITHQGSIVTDADAVIKLYDVVTRSGELKLEPQNGRVFIARVPENITITGTEGAVAYTEELLLVDATVDIPLVVTKIDLNDGIAVSGISVNGDLTLNSTLRLFAEGTGISFSDPGVPSVDAISYLNGTGTVIMVQFDPDPNDGIGVSSHYITGFDSLTIGAGITIQAGRGVIRVNDSREDLRILGTIEDFNSQLTIGPLADD; encoded by the coding sequence ATGCGTCAGCACCCCAGCCGCCGAAGCAATCGTCGAACGAGATTCGAGCCTCTGGAAGAACGGCGACTGCTCGCCGCTGATCCGTTTGGCACAAACCAGCTTCAACCACTCGACGTTTCTCGCGATGGTCAGGTCTCTGCTCTGGATGCATTGCAGGTGATCAATGCTTTGGGGCGGTCCAGTCAGCCGGGCATCGCAGATCCCACGGCCAACCCCGGTACTTTTGTTGACGTCAACAACGATGGCTCGGGTACACCCTTGGATGCCTTGATGGTGATCAATGCGCTTGGACGAAAGGGGGCCATCATCGCCGCAACCTTGCCCGTCGACTCCGCCCCGATTGGTGACGCTGATCTCGGATTTGATTTGCTAACGAATGATTATGCGATCAACTTGAATGTCAGTATCGGTGGCGTCGAGAATACGCTCGTTACGATCAGCATTGATGGCGGACAGGCCGAAGACATCACCGATGCGTTCTCTGACAATCGAGCTCATTTATCGAAAGAGAACATCGACGCAATTTTCGGCGGGCCGCTTTCTGATGGTGACCATCCTGTTGTCATTCAATTCGGTGACAACCCGGCAAATCGACTCGAGTTTGTGCTAACCGTTGATCGCGAAGTTCCTGAACTGGTCGATGTCTACCCGAAGCGTTCGGTGTTGGTTGGCGATCGTTCGGTCGAAGTCGAAATGGGAACGTCGGTTGATGAGTTGTTTTTGGATTCCGAAGCAGTTGTGTTGATCGATACATCTGATTCGTCAAAGCAGTTTCGTCCCTCCAGCATCACGCCGCATAGTGAATCGTCGACACTGCGTTTCAACTTTGACCAAGACGTTCCCGCCGGTGACTATGAACTCGTCGTCGACCAAGCACGTATCTCGACACCGGCCGGCAACGCGGTGGGATCTGACACTGTTCGTGCCCCGTTGCGTTTCCTGCGCGCAACCGCGATTTGGGACAATCCCGAGGGTGGCAGTTGGGATGATCCCGAAAATTGGAAACTGGGGCGAGTTCCCGGCGAGTTCGATGCGGTGCTGATTGATGTTCCCGAAGGTGTCGTCGTCGAGGGACCGGCGGCCGCTGTGACAACGATCGAACATTTAGCACTTCATGGAATTCTTGAATCACGCAGCAACATTCAGGCCCGTACGATCTCGGTCGAACGCGGGGTACTTCGCATCAATAGTGGCGGCTCCGTCAGCGACGTGCTGTACACAAGCCGAACGGGTTTGGGCGCGGTATCGGCAGTGCAAATGAATGTCGAAAATGTTGTTTTCGATCTTCCGGTTGGCCTGGATGCTGGAAACAGTTTGCGAGTCACCGGTGGCTTGGAAATCAACCATGAACTTCGCATCGCCGGCGTTCCCACCAACTCGGTACCTGCCGAGGTCACGTTTGTCGACGGGCAAGACGTGACAGGCCGTGGCAAGATCGTCTTCGCCGGAAGCGGAACGGATTTGAACAAGATTACCGCGGCCGGATCGGGTGTCGTGAAGTTTGCCGATACCCTGACCATCGTCGGCTCCGATGCAACGATTAGTGGCAGCACGACAAACAGAATCGATTTGGAAGCTCGCGTCTTTGACGATGGACGTGATGGCGATCGGAAAATCCTGCTGAAGAATCTAGGTTCGAGCGATAGCGTTTTGGCATTGAACCTTGATACACCCGAAGGCTTGGTGCAAATCGACGCACCGTCCGACCATGTCATCCTGAATCGGCGAACATCACCGCTAGAATTCAATTCATCGGTGCCGCTGCAGCGAGTTATCCTCCGGTCACCATCGTTGGTGACGAGTCATTTGTCGTTCCAAGACCAGGTGACGCTCGAGTCAGACATGACGATCCGCAGTGTTGCGGGTGCTCTGTCAAGAATCAATCTGCTTGGCAGTGTGAACGTCGACGGGTTCGGCGACATCGTGTTTGATGGGCAGCCTACCGATGAGTTCAGTCAACGAATCGAAACGGGAAGCGTGACGGGTCAGCCGTTGCCGCAAACTGCTTCGATCGGACCGGGAATCACGATTCGCGGCAATGCGGGCCTACTTCGCACTCGCTCGGGCGTCGCATTCGATTTTTCTGGGACCATTATCGGCGGCCCCGACAGTAACTTTGTGCTCAACGATGTGGGTTCGGTCGAAGGATTCAAGATCGATTCGCCATGGGGCACCGTCAAACTTGATGATATACAGCCATCCAAGATTTTCGGTGTTGGAGATAGCTTTGTACGCATCAGTGACTCGCAAGTCTGGACGACGATGCAGCTCTTTGTGCCGGTTCGCATCGAAGCGGGCGCTCATTTGGAACTCAAGGGGGGGGCCACGATCAATCGGCTGATCACGTTGGAAGGCAACGACCTGGAACAAGCGGTACTGGAGCTGACTGATGGCGAGCCGTTCACTGGCAACGGGGGCGTCTTCTTTGCCGGACTCGCCAGTCGTCCGTACGGCAACTACTTCAAGGCTGACTTGCGTGGCGAGACCCTTGATTCCAATCTTAGCGTCGGCGGCTATAACGGAATCTTTGGTGGCTCGGCGCGTTACAACGGGCGAATCAGTGCTTATGACGGAGGCACAATTGCGGTGGGGATGATCGACGGCGGTGGCGAGGCGATCACGATCGGGTCGTCCGGCGGCAAAGTTCTGTTGTATGAAATCAGCAATGCGATTCTCAACAGCGCAGGTAGTGGCGATGTGATGGTCCAGCAGTTCGCCGACCTCGGCTTCACGAGTCCGAACACAGGAATTGATGAAGTCAGCATTCCGAAGTTCACGAACGTTTCGTTGAACGTGCCGTTAACCGTGCTGGGAAGTACGTTGTTCGTGCTCGAATCGCTGACGGTGAATTCGACGATCGTTCTGGAAGGCCGCGAGGATGAAGTCAGTCGTCTTGACCAACGTTTCAATTCGAAAATTATAGTTCAAGACAGCACCGACAACGCAGCGACGATAAACGGAACCGGCAGCATCTTGTTTGGTGACGCGATCACGACGGCTGACGAACACAGTTTGGTTTCGTCCAACTTTCACAACTTGACGATCGGTCCCGAAATCATGCTCGGTGGAAAGAGTGGTCGGATCTCAACTGGATCGGCACAGATTACACACCAAGGTTCAATCGTCACCGACGCCGATGCGGTGATCAAGCTTTACGACGTCGTGACTCGTTCCGGCGAGTTAAAGCTTGAGCCACAAAACGGACGTGTGTTCATCGCACGAGTTCCCGAAAATATCACGATCACAGGGACCGAAGGAGCGGTGGCGTACACCGAGGAACTGTTGCTTGTGGATGCGACGGTGGATATCCCCTTGGTCGTCACAAAGATCGATCTCAATGATGGTATCGCGGTTTCTGGAATCTCGGTAAACGGCGATCTTACTTTGAACTCGACGTTGAGGTTGTTTGCCGAAGGAACAGGCATCTCATTCAGCGATCCGGGTGTGCCATCCGTGGACGCGATTTCTTATTTGAATGGCACCGGCACCGTCATCATGGTTCAGTTTGACCCAGACCCCAATGACGGGATCGGGGTTAGCTCTCACTACATCACCGGATTTGATTCGCTGACGATCGGAGCGGGCATCACGATCCAAGCGGGCAGAGGAGTCATTCGGGTCAACGACTCACGAGAAGATCTGCGGATCCTTGGAACGATTGAAGATTTCAACAGCCAATTAACTATCGGCCCGCTAGCTGATGACTGA
- a CDS encoding type III pantothenate kinase, which translates to MNPAACIVAVDVGNTAVKLAVEQFGEVIDHSIVINQTNWELSAIEWVCERLGCKQMQWRVASVHRRAATRLVDAVEKAAPDATIDLITFRDVPMPVAVDHPERLGIDRLLSAYAAHRLVSDRVSGPANSGLVDSSPLVVVDAGSAVTIDWVDESGTFCGGVILPGLALQASVLATGTDALPHIDWTESRDVQLPATNTANAIHAGILVGVAAAIDGFADRYIENWQVTLASKADSKPAALANQSTVKLVLTGGDSAALSAHVRRPHCQKTNLVCRGLLCLPQTTTSTLPTQDR; encoded by the coding sequence GTGAACCCGGCCGCGTGCATTGTCGCGGTCGACGTCGGCAACACGGCGGTAAAGTTGGCCGTCGAACAGTTCGGCGAAGTGATCGATCACTCGATCGTCATCAACCAAACCAACTGGGAACTCAGCGCAATCGAGTGGGTATGCGAGCGGCTCGGGTGCAAACAGATGCAATGGCGTGTTGCCAGCGTTCATCGTCGTGCGGCAACACGACTCGTCGACGCCGTTGAAAAAGCGGCACCCGATGCCACGATCGACTTGATCACTTTTCGCGATGTGCCCATGCCGGTCGCCGTCGATCACCCGGAACGACTTGGCATTGACCGATTGCTTAGCGCCTACGCAGCACACCGACTTGTATCGGACAGAGTATCCGGCCCCGCAAATTCCGGACTCGTAGATTCGAGTCCCTTGGTTGTGGTGGACGCTGGGTCCGCGGTGACGATCGACTGGGTGGATGAGTCAGGGACGTTTTGCGGCGGAGTGATCTTGCCGGGGCTAGCGTTACAGGCCAGCGTGCTGGCGACCGGCACCGACGCGTTGCCCCACATCGATTGGACCGAAAGCCGGGATGTCCAATTGCCCGCCACCAATACCGCAAATGCGATTCACGCCGGAATCCTGGTCGGCGTGGCGGCAGCCATCGATGGATTCGCGGATCGGTACATCGAAAACTGGCAAGTAACCCTGGCATCGAAGGCCGATTCAAAACCGGCTGCCTTGGCGAATCAATCGACGGTTAAACTGGTGCTGACCGGCGGTGACTCGGCCGCGTTGTCAGCTCATGTTCGGCGACCTCATTGTCAAAAAACAAATCTCGTTTGCCGAGGACTATTATGCTTGCCTCAAACGACAACTTCGACCCTTCCGACGCAGGATAGGTGA
- the obgE gene encoding GTPase ObgE, which produces MFVDRIKIELQAGKGGDGCTSMRREKYVPRGGPDGGDGGDGASIILEARLGVNSLAELANRQFFRAKNGSNGEGSKRYGRGAKDHTLYVPPGTTVIDAAGGFVIKDLKQPGDSFVVARGGRGGRGNAHFKTPEDRAPKHCEPGGMGEVRAVILELRSIADVGLVGKPNAGKSTLLSRISSARPEIADYPFTTKHPNLGIVDLGEKSFVLADIPGLIEGASEGLGLGHEFLRHVERAGLLVHLVEPSPMDETDPIENYQTIRAELAEYDASLGEREEIIVVTKSELEGAEDVRDALHNLTGNDVFLISAVVGKGLPELVSAILDRVEKRRAEMIAAGEEVTLLRENDIRPAVAPEKKRVPPHLAGPTSTLSNEHQSKDMDS; this is translated from the coding sequence ATGTTCGTCGACCGTATCAAAATTGAACTGCAAGCGGGCAAAGGCGGCGACGGCTGTACCAGCATGCGGCGTGAAAAATACGTGCCTCGTGGCGGCCCGGACGGCGGCGATGGTGGCGACGGCGCCAGCATCATTCTGGAAGCCCGCTTGGGCGTCAATTCGCTGGCTGAACTTGCCAATCGTCAATTCTTTCGCGCCAAAAACGGCAGCAACGGCGAAGGCTCCAAACGTTACGGAAGAGGCGCCAAGGACCACACGCTTTACGTCCCGCCGGGAACCACGGTGATCGACGCGGCAGGCGGCTTCGTCATCAAAGACTTGAAGCAGCCTGGCGATTCCTTTGTCGTCGCTCGCGGAGGTCGTGGAGGCCGTGGCAACGCGCACTTCAAGACCCCCGAGGACCGTGCTCCCAAACACTGTGAACCCGGTGGAATGGGCGAAGTCCGAGCTGTGATTTTGGAACTGCGTTCGATCGCCGACGTCGGCTTGGTCGGCAAACCTAACGCTGGCAAAAGCACCCTGCTAAGCCGGATCAGTAGCGCTCGGCCAGAGATCGCCGACTATCCCTTCACGACCAAGCACCCCAACTTGGGCATCGTCGATTTGGGCGAGAAGTCGTTTGTATTGGCCGACATCCCAGGTCTGATCGAAGGTGCCAGCGAAGGACTCGGGCTCGGCCACGAATTCCTCCGTCACGTCGAACGCGCCGGCCTGCTTGTCCACTTGGTCGAACCGTCGCCCATGGACGAAACAGACCCGATCGAAAACTATCAAACGATCCGTGCGGAACTCGCCGAATACGATGCGTCGTTAGGCGAGCGAGAAGAAATCATCGTGGTCACCAAAAGCGAACTCGAGGGCGCCGAAGATGTCCGCGACGCGCTGCACAATCTGACCGGCAACGACGTGTTCTTGATCAGCGCGGTAGTCGGCAAGGGCTTACCCGAGTTGGTATCGGCGATCTTAGATCGCGTCGAAAAACGTCGCGCTGAAATGATTGCCGCTGGCGAAGAAGTCACGTTGCTACGCGAAAACGACATTCGTCCCGCCGTCGCACCCGAGAAGAAACGAGTTCCGCCGCACTTGGCGGGGCCCACATCAACGTTGTCCAACGAACACCAATCCAAGGACATGGATTCGTGA
- a CDS encoding sigma-70 family RNA polymerase sigma factor, with translation MHEDYRDVKIKELRDQLTRFAPKAKKLEQASLAEKLYEEIEADRSYAFDYLCFRITNYRPEKASRHSIADADLKHDLRLLIEDLSDSADVEVTEVAEPVHTVDDLSKMFRVSTKTISRWRDAGLVSRRFLFNGRRRVGFLHSSVERFAANNRDKVRRGERFSQLTDDEKSEIIERARQMVEGGSSLSEITRLLAAQMGRSSETIRYTLKNFDADHQTLAIFASHRGVLTEDDKRSIFKLHTHGATVPQLCKRFNRTRTSIGRILLDMRLDQIAELPLDHIYNEDFDDASREAEYLGPLPEPATAPRKVRVPSGLPSYLAALYDVGLLTREQEYHLFRQMNYYKHKASRLRDSLETAESNKTAIMEEIDSLYEAAVLVKNKIVQSNLRLVVSIAKRHVASSDDFFGLVSDGNMSLIRAAEKFDYSRGNKFSTYASWAIMKNFARTIPSEFKHRDRFRTTTEELFVSRQDERRDPYAEETVQKTRQRELSKILNRLDEREQKIITARFGLGRGSEPLTLKEVGAEMGVTKERIRQLEARALSKLREAADEAKIDLELGA, from the coding sequence ATGCACGAAGACTATCGCGACGTGAAGATCAAGGAACTGCGAGACCAGCTAACGCGATTTGCCCCCAAGGCAAAGAAGCTGGAGCAGGCCTCGCTAGCCGAGAAGCTGTATGAAGAAATCGAAGCCGATCGCTCTTACGCGTTCGACTATCTGTGTTTTCGCATCACCAACTATCGCCCTGAAAAGGCGAGTCGCCACAGCATCGCCGACGCCGACCTAAAACATGATTTGCGTCTGCTGATCGAAGACCTTAGCGATTCGGCGGATGTCGAAGTCACCGAAGTCGCTGAACCGGTTCACACGGTCGATGATCTCAGCAAGATGTTTCGTGTCTCTACTAAAACAATCAGCCGTTGGCGCGACGCGGGACTGGTCAGTCGCCGGTTCCTGTTCAACGGCCGCCGACGTGTCGGATTTCTGCACAGTAGTGTCGAGCGTTTCGCCGCCAACAACCGGGACAAAGTCCGTCGTGGCGAACGGTTCAGCCAATTGACGGATGACGAAAAGAGCGAGATCATTGAACGCGCTCGGCAAATGGTCGAAGGCGGATCAAGTCTGTCGGAAATCACTCGTTTGCTGGCTGCCCAGATGGGACGAAGTTCCGAAACCATTCGTTACACACTCAAGAACTTTGATGCTGATCATCAAACACTGGCGATCTTCGCGAGCCATCGTGGTGTGCTAACCGAAGACGACAAGCGTTCGATTTTCAAGCTGCATACCCATGGTGCGACCGTGCCCCAGTTGTGCAAGCGTTTCAATCGCACTCGCACCAGCATCGGCCGCATCCTGCTTGACATGCGGTTGGATCAGATTGCCGAACTCCCGCTCGATCACATCTACAACGAAGACTTTGACGACGCATCGCGTGAAGCCGAATACTTGGGCCCATTGCCCGAACCAGCCACCGCGCCGCGAAAGGTTCGAGTGCCGTCGGGGCTGCCTAGTTACTTGGCCGCGTTGTACGACGTCGGGCTGTTGACTCGCGAACAGGAATATCACCTGTTCCGTCAAATGAATTATTACAAGCACAAAGCGAGCCGGTTGCGTGACAGTTTGGAAACCGCCGAGTCGAATAAGACGGCGATCATGGAAGAAATCGATAGTCTGTACGAAGCCGCCGTGCTGGTGAAGAACAAGATCGTGCAAAGCAACTTACGTTTGGTCGTTTCGATCGCCAAACGCCACGTCGCCAGTTCAGATGACTTCTTTGGTTTGGTTTCGGACGGCAACATGTCGCTGATTCGTGCCGCCGAGAAGTTTGATTACTCGCGCGGAAACAAGTTCAGCACTTACGCGTCCTGGGCGATCATGAAGAACTTCGCTCGGACGATCCCTAGCGAATTCAAGCATCGCGATCGTTTCCGCACGACGACCGAAGAATTATTTGTGTCACGCCAGGACGAACGACGAGATCCGTACGCCGAAGAAACGGTCCAAAAAACACGTCAGCGTGAGTTGTCGAAGATTCTGAATCGGTTGGACGAGCGCGAGCAAAAAATCATCACGGCACGTTTCGGTCTTGGCCGCGGCAGCGAACCGCTGACACTGAAAGAAGTTGGTGCCGAGATGGGGGTCACCAAGGAGCGGATCCGGCAATTGGAAGCTCGCGCGTTGTCAAAACTGCGTGAAGCTGCCGATGAAGCGAAAATCGACCTGGAACTAGGGGCTTGA
- a CDS encoding aldo/keto reductase codes for MEKRQLAGTDLQLPVLGFGASSIGAEFRQIDLGDALKAVHVALDRGMNYIDTAAYYGRGMSELMLGRVLPDVPRDSYTLSTKLGRFAPAHFDFSARRVAESIDISLERMRVDHVDMVFCHDIEFVELDQIINETLPALRKEVEKGKVRYIGVSGYPMKMFTEMIRQTDLDVVLTYNHYTLQNDMALALIEPCKAKNVGLINAAPFSARLLTDAKLPEWHKATPQVREVAAKAAAHCKAAGTDIAKLALQYSCANEAFASCVTGSANPDRVSQWCDWLDEPMDAKLVAEVKEILKPIHNWVYVEGRPENNDA; via the coding sequence ATGGAAAAACGGCAACTCGCAGGCACCGATCTACAACTTCCCGTGCTCGGATTCGGTGCTTCATCGATCGGGGCAGAGTTCCGTCAAATTGACCTCGGCGACGCATTGAAGGCAGTTCATGTCGCGCTCGACCGAGGCATGAATTATATCGACACGGCCGCTTACTACGGCCGCGGGATGAGCGAGCTGATGCTGGGGCGTGTCCTGCCCGACGTGCCGCGTGACTCCTACACGCTCAGCACAAAACTCGGTCGATTCGCGCCCGCTCATTTTGATTTCAGTGCTCGGCGAGTTGCCGAAAGCATTGATATCTCGCTGGAAAGAATGCGGGTTGATCATGTCGACATGGTGTTCTGTCACGACATCGAGTTTGTCGAGCTAGATCAGATCATCAACGAGACTCTGCCAGCGCTTCGCAAAGAAGTCGAAAAAGGCAAGGTACGTTACATCGGTGTCAGCGGTTACCCCATGAAGATGTTTACCGAAATGATTCGGCAAACCGACTTGGATGTGGTGCTGACGTACAACCACTACACGCTGCAAAACGATATGGCTTTAGCTCTGATCGAGCCTTGCAAAGCGAAGAACGTCGGTTTGATCAATGCCGCACCATTTTCGGCTCGGTTGTTGACCGACGCTAAGCTTCCCGAGTGGCACAAAGCGACACCGCAAGTTCGCGAGGTCGCCGCTAAAGCCGCCGCGCACTGTAAAGCGGCCGGTACCGACATCGCCAAGTTAGCGCTGCAATACAGTTGTGCAAACGAAGCGTTTGCAAGTTGCGTCACGGGATCAGCAAACCCGGATCGCGTGTCTCAGTGGTGCGATTGGTTGGATGAACCGATGGACGCAAAGTTGGTTGCCGAAGTCAAAGAAATCTTAAAACCGATTCACAATTGGGTCTACGTTGAAGGTCGCCCTGAGAATAACGACGCCTAG
- a CDS encoding sugar phosphate isomerase/epimerase family protein: MKSCVTISLVEEARGGPFVLWDGLEKSIGFAAELGYDAVEIFAPGVEVIDADGLAKMLDKAGLKCAAFGTGAGWVKHKLQLADPDAAKREAAKKFVRTIIDFAGQFGASAIIGSMQGPSGHTGDAETARGYLCEALEDGGSHAAQYKVPLIYEPLNRYETKQCCTVADGVTMLESLSTDNVRLLCDLFHMNIEETSVSEALIAGGKWVGHIHFVDSNRRPVGLGHMEYGPIIAALRQIGYDGYLCAEAFPYPDPHEAARQTMRAYKYWVGV; the protein is encoded by the coding sequence ATGAAGTCTTGCGTCACGATTAGCCTTGTCGAAGAAGCCCGCGGTGGTCCGTTTGTTTTATGGGACGGTCTTGAAAAGTCGATCGGGTTTGCTGCCGAGCTTGGCTATGACGCCGTCGAGATTTTTGCACCTGGTGTTGAAGTCATTGATGCCGATGGGTTGGCAAAGATGTTGGACAAAGCAGGTTTAAAGTGTGCTGCGTTTGGCACTGGTGCTGGTTGGGTCAAGCACAAGCTTCAGCTTGCCGATCCGGACGCGGCCAAACGCGAAGCGGCCAAGAAGTTTGTTCGCACCATCATCGACTTCGCGGGCCAGTTCGGCGCCAGCGCGATCATCGGCTCGATGCAGGGGCCGAGCGGTCACACGGGCGATGCCGAAACCGCCCGCGGCTATCTGTGCGAAGCTTTGGAGGATGGCGGATCGCATGCGGCCCAGTACAAAGTGCCGCTGATTTACGAACCGCTTAATCGCTATGAAACCAAACAGTGCTGCACCGTTGCCGATGGTGTCACCATGCTGGAATCGCTGTCCACTGACAACGTGCGATTGCTGTGCGATTTGTTCCACATGAACATCGAAGAAACCAGTGTCTCAGAAGCACTGATCGCGGGCGGTAAATGGGTCGGGCATATCCACTTTGTCGACAGCAATCGCCGTCCGGTCGGGCTGGGCCACATGGAATACGGGCCAATCATCGCCGCCCTGCGTCAAATCGGCTACGACGGCTACCTTTGTGCTGAAGCATTCCCGTATCCCGATCCGCACGAAGCGGCTCGTCAAACGATGCGAGCGTACAAGTACTGGGTTGGCGTCTGA
- a CDS encoding DUF3299 domain-containing protein, with product MSIRRRIIALAVFMITCTPVVAEEQAAGNGTKVIDQSSSAASKAKGEINFDDLKFEIDKDAAFAPKMLNDDVKGLDGKKVKLRGYILPATLFKETNIDQFVLVRDNQECCFGPGAALFDCVIVEMVPGKTTDFVTRPVTVEGKFKIDTEKYKYPGGAGPKGASHFAIFKIDGISVK from the coding sequence ATGTCCATTCGCCGCCGTATCATTGCTCTCGCCGTGTTCATGATCACTTGTACGCCAGTGGTCGCAGAAGAGCAGGCCGCCGGAAACGGTACCAAGGTGATCGATCAATCTAGCAGTGCGGCGTCCAAGGCGAAGGGCGAAATCAACTTTGACGATTTGAAGTTCGAAATTGATAAAGACGCCGCCTTTGCACCCAAGATGTTGAACGATGACGTCAAGGGTTTGGACGGAAAGAAGGTCAAGCTGCGCGGCTACATTTTGCCGGCGACCTTGTTCAAAGAAACCAACATCGATCAGTTCGTGTTGGTTCGGGACAACCAGGAGTGTTGTTTCGGGCCGGGTGCGGCACTGTTCGACTGTGTGATCGTTGAAATGGTGCCCGGGAAGACGACCGACTTTGTGACTCGCCCCGTGACCGTCGAGGGCAAGTTCAAAATCGATACTGAAAAGTACAAGTATCCCGGTGGCGCTGGGCCCAAAGGGGCAAGCCACTTTGCCATCTTCAAAATCGACGGCATTTCGGTCAAGTGA
- a CDS encoding aldose 1-epimerase family protein: protein MTTQTATVRTLRDPVASIRWSDNSPLTMKIETRLGPLQTRHGRFVGGAADQVEVIEVDTGKVRALILPTRGMSIWRLEAGQVPFSWNSPVAGPIHPSLVPTFDPSGIGWLEGFDELVVRCGLESNGAPEYDAGGKLIYPLHGRIGNLPATSLKIEFDEASGRLEVIGEILESRLFIKRLRLKSRIRFHADSADVELLDDVTNDLSTPTSMQLLYHINVGSPVLGEGATIEAAIESLAPKDALSAGEIEQWNQIGAPESGYNERVYFAKLLGDDHHHTSAMIKSADGVTGLGVTINVKGLPRFIVWKNTAAEGDGYVVGLEPATNYPNVRSYEETQGRVVEIAGGETESFRVKLHPLTDTESVRQMSDKIQKLQSNQKAEIHSTPRPGWSPGA from the coding sequence ATGACCACGCAAACAGCCACCGTTCGTACCCTACGCGACCCCGTTGCATCCATCCGGTGGAGCGACAATTCGCCGCTGACCATGAAGATCGAAACTCGACTGGGGCCACTTCAGACTCGCCACGGACGGTTTGTCGGCGGCGCGGCGGACCAAGTGGAAGTCATCGAAGTCGATACCGGCAAGGTTCGCGCCCTGATTCTACCGACTCGCGGCATGTCGATCTGGCGATTGGAGGCTGGGCAAGTTCCGTTTTCCTGGAATTCACCGGTCGCGGGGCCCATCCACCCGTCCCTGGTCCCAACCTTCGACCCCAGCGGCATCGGTTGGCTCGAAGGATTCGACGAACTCGTCGTGCGTTGCGGCTTGGAAAGCAATGGGGCGCCCGAATACGATGCCGGCGGAAAACTGATTTATCCGCTGCATGGCCGAATCGGAAACCTGCCAGCGACTTCATTGAAAATTGAATTTGACGAAGCATCAGGTCGCTTGGAAGTGATTGGCGAGATCCTAGAGTCACGGCTGTTCATCAAACGGCTACGCTTGAAAAGCCGCATCCGCTTTCACGCAGACAGTGCAGACGTCGAATTGCTTGACGATGTCACCAACGACCTGAGCACACCAACATCGATGCAGTTGCTTTACCACATCAACGTCGGATCACCGGTACTTGGCGAGGGTGCGACGATCGAAGCGGCGATCGAATCGCTGGCCCCCAAAGACGCCTTGTCGGCCGGCGAGATCGAGCAATGGAACCAGATCGGCGCGCCGGAATCGGGTTACAACGAACGAGTCTATTTTGCAAAACTGCTCGGTGACGATCACCATCACACATCGGCGATGATCAAATCAGCCGACGGCGTGACTGGCTTGGGGGTAACGATCAACGTCAAAGGATTGCCCCGATTTATTGTGTGGAAAAATACCGCTGCCGAAGGCGATGGCTATGTTGTCGGTCTTGAACCAGCCACCAATTACCCGAACGTACGCTCGTACGAGGAAACGCAAGGACGAGTGGTCGAGATTGCCGGTGGCGAAACTGAATCATTCCGCGTCAAACTGCACCCACTGACCGATACGGAATCGGTCCGTCAAATGTCCGACAAGATCCAGAAACTGCAAAGCAATCAGAAAGCTGAAATCCACAGCACGCCAAGACCGGGTTGGTCGCCCGGAGCATAA